A genomic window from Gemmatimonadaceae bacterium includes:
- a CDS encoding zinc-dependent metalloprotease codes for MRSAVRVLPFLRAAVLVALSSTLLAAQAPLVGVRVDADRNKLLLEIPVAQLDKDLMHQVVLATGIGVGALGLDRGQTGGTSIIRFERRGRRVLMLKDNQVSRAPAADAAGQRAAAEAFPRSVLASFPIESEADGRVVVDATGFFLSDTYGVGDAIRRSQQGTARVDAQRSWFDEGRTKAFPRNAEIHAVLTFNVDNAGPALRRWSADGSAPVFELHHSIVALPDPQGFAPRRGDSRSGFFGQSFLDFSQGLDGTYRGSVINRWRLVPRDPAAYQRGVLTEPVTPIVYYLDPGIPEPYKTAFREGGMWWNTVFEAAGFKNAFQVRDLPAGADPMDARYNLLYWVHRNAPGPSVGPSFSDPRTGEIVRTVVRMDSYRSLVDYNIWAGLVPAAGTRGLGVSAEALAMARRRQHTAHEIGHTLGLSHNFIAAAQGRSSVMDYPFPLISVGANNTIDLSQAYAPMAGGWDSLAIRYGYTWYPNAQAESAGLARIVEEGIRRNVRFVGDQHAGADGSIPDATRWVEGATMFEAVDRTAAVRRVAMQAFDERAIQPGEPMYLLSMRFLHVYLHHRYSLEGLVKYVGGMDFRYAMRGDGQAPTTVIGVGDQRRALTLALDALQPAQLEVPERVLALIPPVPPGGDAGYDWLPRAGTAVDQVALAGGLATEVIEGLMERERMNRVSLFFARDPQQMNLDQLMQTILDRTWYAPLPQTPSQAALQRAVRRVVLNTMLDRAGDARAAADVRQVVAFHLDALRKRLEGQAAVPSVAEQALREAAVREIEAFFDGEDDPTKRTRYTVLPLPWP; via the coding sequence ATGCGATCTGCCGTGCGTGTCCTTCCCTTCCTGCGTGCCGCGGTGCTCGTGGCGCTGTCCTCCACGCTGCTGGCGGCGCAGGCCCCGCTGGTGGGCGTTCGCGTGGACGCGGACCGCAACAAGCTGCTGCTGGAGATTCCGGTGGCGCAGCTCGACAAGGACCTGATGCACCAGGTGGTGCTGGCGACGGGCATCGGGGTGGGGGCGCTGGGACTGGATCGCGGGCAGACGGGTGGTACGTCGATCATCCGCTTCGAGCGGCGCGGTCGACGCGTGCTGATGCTGAAGGACAACCAGGTCTCGCGCGCCCCGGCGGCTGACGCAGCCGGGCAGCGGGCGGCAGCGGAAGCCTTCCCGCGCTCGGTGCTGGCGTCGTTCCCGATCGAGTCCGAGGCCGATGGACGAGTTGTGGTGGATGCGACCGGGTTCTTCCTCTCCGATACCTACGGGGTCGGCGACGCCATCCGCCGTAGCCAACAGGGCACGGCGCGCGTGGACGCGCAGCGCAGCTGGTTCGACGAAGGCCGCACGAAGGCTTTCCCGCGCAACGCCGAAATCCACGCCGTGCTCACCTTTAACGTGGACAACGCGGGGCCGGCGCTGCGGCGCTGGTCCGCCGACGGCAGCGCGCCGGTGTTTGAGCTGCACCATTCGATCGTCGCTTTGCCGGATCCCCAGGGCTTCGCGCCGCGCCGCGGTGACTCGCGCAGTGGCTTCTTCGGCCAGTCATTCCTCGACTTCTCGCAGGGGCTCGACGGCACCTACCGCGGCAGCGTCATCAACCGCTGGCGCCTCGTGCCGAGGGATCCTGCCGCGTACCAGCGCGGCGTGCTCACCGAGCCGGTGACGCCGATCGTGTACTACCTCGACCCAGGAATCCCGGAGCCGTATAAGACGGCCTTCCGCGAGGGTGGGATGTGGTGGAACACGGTGTTCGAGGCGGCGGGCTTCAAGAACGCGTTCCAGGTGCGCGACCTGCCTGCCGGCGCCGACCCGATGGACGCGCGCTACAACCTGCTGTACTGGGTGCATCGCAACGCGCCGGGCCCGTCGGTGGGACCGTCGTTCTCCGACCCGCGGACCGGCGAGATCGTGCGCACGGTGGTGCGGATGGATTCGTACCGCTCGCTGGTGGACTACAACATCTGGGCGGGCTTGGTGCCGGCGGCGGGCACGCGCGGGCTGGGTGTGTCGGCCGAGGCGCTCGCGATGGCACGGCGTCGCCAACACACGGCGCACGAGATCGGCCACACGCTGGGCCTCTCGCATAACTTCATCGCGGCGGCGCAGGGCCGCTCCTCGGTGATGGACTATCCGTTCCCGCTCATCAGCGTGGGCGCGAACAACACGATCGATCTCTCGCAGGCCTATGCGCCGATGGCCGGCGGCTGGGACTCGCTGGCCATCCGCTACGGCTACACCTGGTACCCGAACGCGCAGGCCGAGTCGGCGGGCCTGGCGCGGATCGTCGAAGAGGGCATCCGCCGCAACGTGCGCTTCGTCGGCGACCAGCACGCGGGCGCCGATGGGTCGATTCCCGACGCGACGCGCTGGGTGGAAGGCGCGACGATGTTCGAGGCGGTCGACCGCACGGCGGCGGTGCGGCGCGTGGCGATGCAGGCCTTCGACGAGCGCGCCATCCAGCCGGGCGAACCGATGTACCTGCTCTCGATGCGCTTCCTGCACGTGTACTTGCACCATCGCTACTCCCTCGAGGGCCTCGTGAAATACGTGGGCGGAATGGACTTCCGCTACGCGATGCGCGGTGACGGCCAGGCGCCGACCACGGTCATTGGCGTGGGCGACCAGCGACGGGCGTTGACGCTGGCGCTGGACGCGCTGCAGCCGGCGCAGTTGGAGGTGCCGGAGCGCGTGCTGGCCCTGATTCCGCCGGTGCCGCCGGGCGGGGACGCGGGCTACGACTGGCTCCCGCGCGCCGGCACGGCGGTGGACCAGGTTGCCCTCGCGGGCGGGCTCGCCACCGAGGTGATCGAGGGCCTGATGGAGCGTGAGCGGATGAATCGCGTGTCGCTGTTCTTCGCGCGCGATCCGCAGCAGATGAACCTCGACCAACTGATGCAGACGATTCTCGACCGCACCTGGTATGCGCCGCTGCCGCAGACGCCGTCGCAGGCGGCCTTGCAGCGCGCCGTGCGCCGCGTGGTCCTGAACACGATGCTCGACCGCGCGGGCGATGCCAGGGCGGCGGCAGACGTGCGGCAGGTGGTGGCATTCCATCTCGACGCGCTGCGCAAGCGGCTCGAGGGACAGGCGGCGGTGCCGTCGGTCGCGGAGCAGGCGCTGCGGGAGGCGGCGGTGCGGGAGATCGAGGCCTTCTTCGACGGCGAGGACGACCCGACGAAGCGCACGCGCTACACCGTCTTGCCGCTCCCTTGGCCCTGA